From one Liolophura sinensis isolate JHLJ2023 chromosome 10, CUHK_Ljap_v2, whole genome shotgun sequence genomic stretch:
- the LOC135477241 gene encoding septin-2-like isoform X5, translating into MVVGESGLGKSTLVNSLFLSDLYPERIIPTASEKISQTVKIDASTVEIEERGVKLRLTVVDTPGFADSINSEECFQPIIKYIDDQFERYLQDESGLNRRHISDNRVHCCFYFINPSGYGLKPLDIAFMKAAHHKVNIVPVIAKADTLTKREVQNLKQRIMDQIEEKGISIYPLPDCDSDEDDEYKEQCKQLKMAVPFAVVGSNGVIEVKGRKVRGRTYPWGVVEVENPDHCDFLKLRTMLITHLQDLQEVTQEFHYENYRAENLASGGPAQRKPRKPRAESQELTEKEKQLLEKEQELQRMQEMLNKMQAQMQSQQNGPSQNGVSSHNV; encoded by the exons ATGGTGGTTG GTGAGTCTGGGTTGGGGAAGTCCACACTGGTCAACAGCTTGTTCCTGTCAGATCTCTACCCAGAGAGGATCATTCCCACAGCCTCAG AGAAGATCAGCCAAACTGTGAAGATCGATGCTTCCACAGTGGAGATTGAGGAGAGGGGTGTGAAGCTAAGGCTGACTGTGGTTGACACCCCAGGGTTTGCCGACTCGATCAACTCAGAAGAATG CTTCCAGCCTATCATCAAGTACATAGACGACCAGTTTGAACGTTACCTGCAGGATGAGAGTGGACTCAACCGACGTCACATCAGCGATAACCGCGTACATTGCTGCTTTTACTTCATCAATCCATCAGGATACgg ATTAAAACCATTAGACATAGCTTTCATGAAGGCTGCGCAtcacaaagtgaacattgtaccTGTCATCGCTAAGGCTGACACTCTCACCAAACGAGAAGTGCAAAACCTCAAGCAGAGG ATAATGGACCAAATAGAAGAGAAGGGGATCAGCATCTACCCTCTACCTGACTGTGATTCTGACGAGGATGATGAGTACAAGGAGCAGTGTAAACAGCTTAAG ATGGCTGTCCCATTTGCTGTTGTGGGGTCCAATGGTGTTATTGAGGTGAAAGGTCGTAAGGTCAGAGGTCGCACATATCCATGGGGAGTTGTAGAGGTGGAGAACCCCGACCATTGTGACTTTCTCAAACTGAGGACCATGCTGAT aaCCCACCTCCAGGACTTACAGGAAGTCACACAAGAATTCCATTATGAAAATTACCGCGCAGAAAACCTTGCATCTGGAGGCCCTGCTCAGAGAAAACCCAG AAAACCCAGGGCGGAGAGTCAAGAGTTGACGGAGAAAGAAAAGCAACTTCTGGAAAAAGAACAAGAG
- the LOC135477241 gene encoding septin-2B-like isoform X2, translating into MQDVRKLRRSPAQKSGQENTFGILLTTTSLRYPEFVNPEQPGYVGFANLPNQVHRKYVKKGFEFTLMVVGESGLGKSTLVNSLFLSDLYPERIIPTASEKISQTVKIDASTVEIEERGVKLRLTVVDTPGFADSINSEECFQPIIKYIDDQFERYLQDESGLNRRHISDNRVHCCFYFINPSGYGLKPLDIAFMKAAHHKVNIVPVIAKADTLTKREVQNLKQRIMDQIEEKGISIYPLPDCDSDEDDEYKEQCKQLKMAVPFAVVGSNGVIEVKGRKVRGRTYPWGVVEVENPDHCDFLKLRTMLITHLQDLQEVTQEFHYENYRAENLASGGPAQRKPRAESQELTEKEKQLLEKEQELQRMQEMLNKMQAQMQSQQNGPSQNGVSSHNV; encoded by the exons ATGCAGGATGTAAGGAAATTGCGTCGCTCACCAGCACAAAAATCGGGACAGGAAAATACATTTGGCATTTTGCTGACGACCACAAGTCTAAGGTATCCTGAG tttGTGAACCCTGAGCAGCCTGGGTATGTGGGGTTTGCTAACCTACCCAATCAGGTGCACAGAAAGTATGTGAAGAAGGGGTTTGAATTCACCTTAATGGTGGTTG GTGAGTCTGGGTTGGGGAAGTCCACACTGGTCAACAGCTTGTTCCTGTCAGATCTCTACCCAGAGAGGATCATTCCCACAGCCTCAG AGAAGATCAGCCAAACTGTGAAGATCGATGCTTCCACAGTGGAGATTGAGGAGAGGGGTGTGAAGCTAAGGCTGACTGTGGTTGACACCCCAGGGTTTGCCGACTCGATCAACTCAGAAGAATG CTTCCAGCCTATCATCAAGTACATAGACGACCAGTTTGAACGTTACCTGCAGGATGAGAGTGGACTCAACCGACGTCACATCAGCGATAACCGCGTACATTGCTGCTTTTACTTCATCAATCCATCAGGATACgg ATTAAAACCATTAGACATAGCTTTCATGAAGGCTGCGCAtcacaaagtgaacattgtaccTGTCATCGCTAAGGCTGACACTCTCACCAAACGAGAAGTGCAAAACCTCAAGCAGAGG ATAATGGACCAAATAGAAGAGAAGGGGATCAGCATCTACCCTCTACCTGACTGTGATTCTGACGAGGATGATGAGTACAAGGAGCAGTGTAAACAGCTTAAG ATGGCTGTCCCATTTGCTGTTGTGGGGTCCAATGGTGTTATTGAGGTGAAAGGTCGTAAGGTCAGAGGTCGCACATATCCATGGGGAGTTGTAGAGGTGGAGAACCCCGACCATTGTGACTTTCTCAAACTGAGGACCATGCTGAT aaCCCACCTCCAGGACTTACAGGAAGTCACACAAGAATTCCATTATGAAAATTACCGCGCAGAAAACCTTGCATCTGGAGGCCCTGCTCAGAGAAAACCCAG GGCGGAGAGTCAAGAGTTGACGGAGAAAGAAAAGCAACTTCTGGAAAAAGAACAAGAG
- the LOC135477241 gene encoding septin-2B-like isoform X1, which produces MQDVRKLRRSPAQKSGQENTFGILLTTTSLRYPEFVNPEQPGYVGFANLPNQVHRKYVKKGFEFTLMVVGESGLGKSTLVNSLFLSDLYPERIIPTASEKISQTVKIDASTVEIEERGVKLRLTVVDTPGFADSINSEECFQPIIKYIDDQFERYLQDESGLNRRHISDNRVHCCFYFINPSGYGLKPLDIAFMKAAHHKVNIVPVIAKADTLTKREVQNLKQRIMDQIEEKGISIYPLPDCDSDEDDEYKEQCKQLKMAVPFAVVGSNGVIEVKGRKVRGRTYPWGVVEVENPDHCDFLKLRTMLITHLQDLQEVTQEFHYENYRAENLASGGPAQRKPRKPRAESQELTEKEKQLLEKEQELQRMQEMLNKMQAQMQSQQNGPSQNGVSSHNV; this is translated from the exons ATGCAGGATGTAAGGAAATTGCGTCGCTCACCAGCACAAAAATCGGGACAGGAAAATACATTTGGCATTTTGCTGACGACCACAAGTCTAAGGTATCCTGAG tttGTGAACCCTGAGCAGCCTGGGTATGTGGGGTTTGCTAACCTACCCAATCAGGTGCACAGAAAGTATGTGAAGAAGGGGTTTGAATTCACCTTAATGGTGGTTG GTGAGTCTGGGTTGGGGAAGTCCACACTGGTCAACAGCTTGTTCCTGTCAGATCTCTACCCAGAGAGGATCATTCCCACAGCCTCAG AGAAGATCAGCCAAACTGTGAAGATCGATGCTTCCACAGTGGAGATTGAGGAGAGGGGTGTGAAGCTAAGGCTGACTGTGGTTGACACCCCAGGGTTTGCCGACTCGATCAACTCAGAAGAATG CTTCCAGCCTATCATCAAGTACATAGACGACCAGTTTGAACGTTACCTGCAGGATGAGAGTGGACTCAACCGACGTCACATCAGCGATAACCGCGTACATTGCTGCTTTTACTTCATCAATCCATCAGGATACgg ATTAAAACCATTAGACATAGCTTTCATGAAGGCTGCGCAtcacaaagtgaacattgtaccTGTCATCGCTAAGGCTGACACTCTCACCAAACGAGAAGTGCAAAACCTCAAGCAGAGG ATAATGGACCAAATAGAAGAGAAGGGGATCAGCATCTACCCTCTACCTGACTGTGATTCTGACGAGGATGATGAGTACAAGGAGCAGTGTAAACAGCTTAAG ATGGCTGTCCCATTTGCTGTTGTGGGGTCCAATGGTGTTATTGAGGTGAAAGGTCGTAAGGTCAGAGGTCGCACATATCCATGGGGAGTTGTAGAGGTGGAGAACCCCGACCATTGTGACTTTCTCAAACTGAGGACCATGCTGAT aaCCCACCTCCAGGACTTACAGGAAGTCACACAAGAATTCCATTATGAAAATTACCGCGCAGAAAACCTTGCATCTGGAGGCCCTGCTCAGAGAAAACCCAG AAAACCCAGGGCGGAGAGTCAAGAGTTGACGGAGAAAGAAAAGCAACTTCTGGAAAAAGAACAAGAG
- the LOC135477241 gene encoding septin-2B-like isoform X4 — MFSLGLSEDIAFVNPEQPGYVGFANLPNQVHRKYVKKGFEFTLMVVGESGLGKSTLVNSLFLSDLYPERIIPTASEKISQTVKIDASTVEIEERGVKLRLTVVDTPGFADSINSEECFQPIIKYIDDQFERYLQDESGLNRRHISDNRVHCCFYFINPSGYGLKPLDIAFMKAAHHKVNIVPVIAKADTLTKREVQNLKQRIMDQIEEKGISIYPLPDCDSDEDDEYKEQCKQLKMAVPFAVVGSNGVIEVKGRKVRGRTYPWGVVEVENPDHCDFLKLRTMLITHLQDLQEVTQEFHYENYRAENLASGGPAQRKPRKPRAESQELTEKEKQLLEKEQELQRMQEMLNKMQAQMQSQQNGPSQNGVSSHNV, encoded by the exons ATGTTTTCCCTGGGGCTTTCTGAGGACATAGCT tttGTGAACCCTGAGCAGCCTGGGTATGTGGGGTTTGCTAACCTACCCAATCAGGTGCACAGAAAGTATGTGAAGAAGGGGTTTGAATTCACCTTAATGGTGGTTG GTGAGTCTGGGTTGGGGAAGTCCACACTGGTCAACAGCTTGTTCCTGTCAGATCTCTACCCAGAGAGGATCATTCCCACAGCCTCAG AGAAGATCAGCCAAACTGTGAAGATCGATGCTTCCACAGTGGAGATTGAGGAGAGGGGTGTGAAGCTAAGGCTGACTGTGGTTGACACCCCAGGGTTTGCCGACTCGATCAACTCAGAAGAATG CTTCCAGCCTATCATCAAGTACATAGACGACCAGTTTGAACGTTACCTGCAGGATGAGAGTGGACTCAACCGACGTCACATCAGCGATAACCGCGTACATTGCTGCTTTTACTTCATCAATCCATCAGGATACgg ATTAAAACCATTAGACATAGCTTTCATGAAGGCTGCGCAtcacaaagtgaacattgtaccTGTCATCGCTAAGGCTGACACTCTCACCAAACGAGAAGTGCAAAACCTCAAGCAGAGG ATAATGGACCAAATAGAAGAGAAGGGGATCAGCATCTACCCTCTACCTGACTGTGATTCTGACGAGGATGATGAGTACAAGGAGCAGTGTAAACAGCTTAAG ATGGCTGTCCCATTTGCTGTTGTGGGGTCCAATGGTGTTATTGAGGTGAAAGGTCGTAAGGTCAGAGGTCGCACATATCCATGGGGAGTTGTAGAGGTGGAGAACCCCGACCATTGTGACTTTCTCAAACTGAGGACCATGCTGAT aaCCCACCTCCAGGACTTACAGGAAGTCACACAAGAATTCCATTATGAAAATTACCGCGCAGAAAACCTTGCATCTGGAGGCCCTGCTCAGAGAAAACCCAG AAAACCCAGGGCGGAGAGTCAAGAGTTGACGGAGAAAGAAAAGCAACTTCTGGAAAAAGAACAAGAG